In Euphorbia lathyris chromosome 9, ddEupLath1.1, whole genome shotgun sequence, the following are encoded in one genomic region:
- the LOC136207462 gene encoding protein FANTASTIC FOUR 1-like: MMTFCKKSVHSLLGLSIPMNLDPDFKIKPSAKSLPSSSTTAGTGGIGLITATGDSCKTPNVLESATVLIRSSSCPTPPAAPKKDPGGIGFIDDVGGGVDGLMSCTESLGFESCDERRVDDEIQMCCTAPTRSRSNSSHRISKICGRKREVKKFPPPLSSLNHNGQPWFFLQPVRKDGRLELMEVRIDRPEILRASRADGRLRLHLVRDDKLDEFIIEEKRVEDREIERLREEEIKEVEEEAEEEEEEEEERVEEEEKEEEEEKERNEEWRFPVAGEGLMRCHEADYHRHHHQHNNHHHNLHVWSQHCVTTS, from the coding sequence ATGATGACTTTCTGTAAGAAGAGCGTTCACTCTTTGCTCGGCCTCTCAATTCCGATGAATCTCGATCCCGATTTTAAAATTAAACCTTCCGCTAAATCCTTACCTTCTTCATCCACCACCGCTGGAACCGGTGGAATAGGTTTGATTACTGCTACTGGCGATTCTTGTAAAACTCCTAATGTTCTTGAATCTGCTACTGTATTAATCAGATCGTCATCTTGTCCTACTCCGCCGGCGGCGCCCAAGAAAGATCCAGGCGGGATTGGATTTATTGACGATGTAGGTGGCGGTGTTGATGGATTGATGTCGTGTACTGAGAGTTTAGGATTTGAGAGTTGTGATGAGCGAAGAGTGGATGATGAGATTCAGATGTGTTGTACTGCGCCTACGAGGTCCAGATCGAATTCTTCTCATAGGATTAGTAAAATCTGTGGGAGAAAACGAGAGGTGAAGAAATTTCCGCCGCCGCTTTCTTCTTTGAATCATAATGGTCAGCCTTGGTTTTTTCTCCAGCCGGTGAGGAAAGATGGCCGTCTTGAGTTGATGGAGGTTAGGATTGATAGACCGGAGATTTTACGCGCTTCTCGTGCAGACGGAAGGTTGAGGTTGCATCTTGTTAGGGATGATAAATTAGATGAGTTTATTATAGAAGAAAAACGAGTTGAAGATCGAGAAATCGAACGACTCCGAGAAGAAGAAATTAAGGAAGtagaagaagaagcagaagaggaagaggaagaggaggaggagagagttgaagaagaagaaaaagaagaggaggaagagaaGGAGAGAAACGAGGAATGGAGGTTTCCGGTGGCCGGAGAAGGATTGATGAGATGTCATGAAGCGGATTATCACCGGCACCACCATCAACATAACAATCACCACCATAATTTACATGTATGGAGCCAGCATTGTGTAACAACTAGCTAG